DNA sequence from the Acidimicrobiales bacterium genome:
GGCCAGACCGGCGGGCATGGTGGGATCCTGGCCGGTGGCCCGGGCGATGTCCCATCCGTGGAGCAGTTGATCGGCGAAGGCGATGCCCAGAGCGGGCCCCGTCTTCTCGCGGGTGCCCGGGTCGGCGAATGCCTCCAGCACCTCCTGGCGGGCGCGCTCGAAGTCGGCGCGCGGGTCGTCGCCGATGACCGCAGGCGGCGTGGGCCCGGGCGGGGCCACGTCCTCACCCCGAGCCTGACCGAGGAAGAACCGCTGCGTCTCGAGCATGTGGTCGAGCAGCACCCGCACCGTCCAATCGTCACACACCGTGGGCCCATCGAGGTGGCCCACCGCTCCGGCCACCTTTTCGGTGGTCCAGGCGCTGGCGCGGTCGTACAGGTCCAACAGGTCGGATGTCATGGCTGCCTCCTCCGGCGTCGTGAACCCTCAGGTCCTACCCGATCGGGGTCATCCGGACCCAGCGGGCCGTCAGGAGCTCGGCCTGTCGCGCCAGCTTCGTATCCGCCATGCCCGTTCGCCTCCGGTCAGCGGCGCCACGCTGTCGCATCGTCGCCGCGCGACAGGGGGGCCGGCGATCGCCGCCGGCCCCCACTTCGCGTCACGCGCCGAAACAGTTCAGCGGCAGGCCGAAGTACGTGCAGACGTTCAGGATGCCGTTGTCGGGCGACCCGTTGAACTGGGCCTGCCGGGGGATCTCACCCATGGGCCCGACGATGTAGGTGCCGGCGTCGGCGATGCCGTCGCAGTCGACGTCGAAGGCGATCCACCCGCTGGGGAACTTCCCGGACTCCAGCAGCGCCAGGGCATGGGGCTTGGCGTCGAGAATCGCGTCGGCGCAACCGAACACGATCTGGGCGCCATTACTGGGGTCGTGCTCGTCCTTCTGGACGTTGGTGCACTCGTGTGCCAGCGCAGGCCCCGCCGCCAGCATGATCGACGCGACGATGCCGAAGGCACCGGACGCGTACTTGGCCCGCCTACTCATGTCCATTCCTCCTCGTTCTCGTGCCGGAACAGCCCGGCATCGGG
Encoded proteins:
- a CDS encoding TIGR03086 family metal-binding protein gives rise to the protein MTSDLLDLYDRASAWTTEKVAGAVGHLDGPTVCDDWTVRVLLDHMLETQRFFLGQARGEDVAPPGPTPPAVIGDDPRADFERARQEVLEAFADPGTREKTGPALGIAFADQLLHGWDIARATGQDPTMPAGLAGPAYDVIHGRFTDEQRVGVFKPELPVAADADPQDKLLAYTGRRPA